The Thalassotalea sp. 273M-4 genome includes a region encoding these proteins:
- a CDS encoding McrB family protein, whose protein sequence is MQHFSTFKELVEHYAYKLNYKESGWYKGYKKTNQLVLDDPLSDSSLELIWYTRDNSVSSLMQGAPSKTEFENAKSFLSEITNLIFEAPNSKTFKMVSEKFREAVNDGILSKYYKALLNRAFAAIAPEKVTSAVREVNFDLAAKYLNEEFNLGLILKGNWCEKNIELKSALNNLLPEGFDPFYTNMAIWHLSEELDRKLNEQKQKSNFVKEPSSSVYSVKSTPSLNQILYGPPGTGKTYHSIQAAVKAADPQLFSELGIDETFGATQEQREELTQLYKGLFNTGRIRFVTFHQSYGYEEFVEGLSAKTEGDQLSYYEKDGVFKAICNEAKGVDSASSYIKIGDMFGSFKVQSISAEIIHIIKQSGTDLFMPRTVIDEVVDLVQYKSLFIDEVNAEKLRALSSSTDVYFVSGYKTLFKPLCAELIARRANKSTQRKNFVLIIDEINRGNISKIFGELITLIEPSKRLGQSEAIEVTLPYSGDRFSVPDNLYIIGTMNTADRSLALMDTALRRRFDFVEMMPDYSVLRDEGGVPFTVKSNGFEVDLALLLQTLNKRISALYDREHQLGHAFLMPVVKAIVAGEDDKALNELKNCFQNKVIPLLAEYFFEDWQKIRLVLGDNQKNKAYQLIKQSDVDYEMLFGDTDDVGDYADDVQDYTLIKADSKLWLDALTYIGMYSASDLIFPNQDEG, encoded by the coding sequence GTGCAACATTTTTCGACTTTTAAAGAACTTGTAGAACATTATGCGTATAAGCTGAATTACAAAGAATCTGGCTGGTATAAAGGCTATAAGAAAACTAACCAGCTCGTACTTGATGACCCTTTATCTGATAGCAGTTTAGAGTTGATTTGGTATACCAGAGATAATTCAGTATCGAGTCTCATGCAAGGCGCTCCATCGAAAACAGAATTTGAAAATGCAAAGTCTTTTCTCTCAGAAATTACTAACTTAATTTTCGAAGCTCCCAATAGCAAAACGTTTAAAATGGTAAGTGAAAAGTTTAGAGAAGCCGTCAATGACGGAATTCTGTCAAAATACTACAAAGCCTTGTTGAACAGAGCTTTTGCTGCAATTGCTCCTGAGAAAGTTACTTCAGCCGTTCGTGAAGTCAACTTTGATCTAGCAGCCAAATACTTAAACGAAGAATTTAATTTGGGATTAATCCTTAAAGGTAATTGGTGTGAAAAGAACATAGAGTTAAAGAGTGCGCTAAATAATTTATTACCTGAAGGTTTTGATCCGTTTTATACCAACATGGCTATTTGGCATTTGTCTGAAGAGTTGGATAGAAAGCTGAATGAGCAAAAACAGAAAAGTAATTTTGTAAAAGAGCCAAGCAGTTCAGTTTATTCAGTTAAATCAACCCCATCACTCAACCAAATCCTATATGGACCGCCGGGAACTGGAAAAACCTACCACTCAATACAAGCTGCAGTAAAGGCAGCAGATCCTCAACTATTTAGTGAGTTAGGTATAGATGAAACCTTTGGTGCGACACAAGAGCAGCGAGAGGAGCTAACTCAACTCTATAAAGGCTTGTTTAATACTGGACGAATTAGGTTTGTTACCTTCCATCAAAGTTATGGATATGAGGAATTTGTCGAGGGGCTAAGTGCTAAAACCGAAGGCGACCAACTTAGTTACTATGAAAAGGATGGGGTATTTAAAGCTATTTGCAATGAAGCAAAAGGAGTCGATAGCGCATCAAGCTACATAAAAATAGGCGATATGTTTGGTAGTTTTAAGGTGCAATCAATATCGGCTGAAATTATCCACATCATTAAACAAAGTGGCACAGACTTATTCATGCCTAGGACTGTAATTGATGAAGTGGTTGACTTGGTTCAGTATAAATCACTATTTATAGATGAAGTCAATGCGGAAAAATTACGTGCTCTAAGCTCAAGCACTGATGTTTATTTCGTTTCTGGGTACAAAACATTATTCAAACCTCTTTGCGCTGAATTAATTGCAAGAAGAGCTAATAAAAGTACCCAACGTAAAAACTTCGTTCTAATTATCGATGAAATAAATCGCGGCAATATATCAAAAATTTTCGGTGAGTTAATTACACTCATTGAGCCATCAAAGCGTTTAGGACAGTCGGAAGCTATTGAAGTAACCCTACCATATTCTGGTGATAGATTTTCTGTACCAGATAATCTTTATATTATTGGTACGATGAATACCGCAGATAGATCTCTGGCACTTATGGATACAGCCCTTCGCCGCCGTTTTGATTTTGTTGAGATGATGCCTGATTACAGTGTATTACGTGACGAAGGTGGTGTGCCGTTCACAGTTAAAAGTAATGGTTTTGAAGTCGATTTAGCCTTGTTATTACAAACATTAAACAAACGAATATCCGCACTTTATGACAGGGAACATCAGCTAGGTCACGCTTTCTTAATGCCTGTAGTTAAGGCTATTGTTGCTGGTGAGGATGATAAAGCGCTTAATGAACTTAAGAACTGCTTTCAAAATAAGGTTATTCCTTTACTGGCTGAATACTTTTTTGAAGATTGGCAAAAGATTCGCTTAGTTCTTGGTGACAATCAAAAAAACAAAGCATATCAACTTATCAAGCAGTCAGATGTAGATTACGAGATGCTTTTTGGTGATACTGACGATGTTGGTGATTATGCAGACGATGTTCAGGATTATACGTTAATCAAAGCTGATTCTAAGCTTTGGCTTGATGCTCTTACCTATATAGGCATGTATAGCGCCAGTGATTTAATTTTCCCAAATCAGGATGAAGGTTAA
- a CDS encoding DUF6161 domain-containing protein — protein sequence MSEELEKEETKLKRITIKTETGSKWFDDPDKLLAWVQQQRQLYGFHSNVSQRYQMQQLFSTFDQSWNSLQKQITDGLRRFKNDPDNYNNRVEQFSNSFSFYLTNKQLFTEEALFAPFVQRQSEKSVELGLAALAVAFDVNVSPVDRKMYLGLKQADEYFAGSDDRIKDEADSLQQLKERWDEEQTNQRDNWVNEYQQKIDEATRQNLKVDGLISDWQEQTETQTADLETHKEEFKKKFKDALANSKTDLENLTKTYDDKLALHAAVKYWGIQQNSHNDKAKLYAKALGATTFVVLLTIILFAIWGLDKPFKEVAVSRLVTAAAITTFGIWIIKVVGNIFMSHLHLATDAQERRTMIHTYLALTRKGQGPKEEDRQLILQTLFRPSTTDMVKNDQGPTQLVDLINRLSPKA from the coding sequence ATGTCAGAAGAGTTAGAAAAAGAAGAAACTAAATTAAAGCGCATCACTATAAAAACTGAGACTGGCAGTAAGTGGTTTGATGACCCGGATAAGTTGTTGGCTTGGGTTCAACAACAACGTCAGCTATATGGTTTTCACAGTAATGTTAGCCAGCGTTATCAAATGCAGCAGTTATTCAGTACGTTTGATCAAAGTTGGAATAGTTTACAAAAACAAATAACCGATGGCTTGCGCCGCTTTAAAAACGATCCTGATAACTATAACAATCGAGTTGAGCAATTTAGTAATAGCTTTTCTTTTTATCTAACTAATAAACAACTTTTTACTGAAGAAGCGTTATTTGCACCATTCGTGCAACGCCAATCTGAGAAAAGTGTTGAATTGGGGCTCGCTGCCTTAGCGGTAGCTTTTGATGTTAATGTATCACCTGTTGATCGCAAAATGTATCTAGGCTTGAAGCAGGCAGATGAGTATTTTGCGGGTAGTGATGATCGTATTAAAGATGAAGCGGACTCATTGCAGCAATTAAAAGAGCGTTGGGATGAAGAGCAAACTAATCAGCGAGATAACTGGGTTAATGAATATCAACAAAAAATTGATGAAGCAACACGTCAAAACTTAAAAGTTGATGGTTTAATCAGTGATTGGCAAGAACAAACTGAAACGCAAACAGCAGACTTAGAAACGCATAAAGAAGAGTTTAAGAAAAAGTTCAAAGATGCACTCGCAAACTCCAAAACTGATTTAGAAAACCTCACAAAAACTTACGATGATAAGTTAGCACTGCACGCAGCGGTTAAATACTGGGGCATCCAACAAAATAGCCATAATGACAAAGCTAAGTTATACGCTAAGGCTTTAGGCGCAACGACATTTGTTGTTCTGCTGACCATTATATTATTTGCAATTTGGGGCTTAGATAAGCCATTCAAGGAAGTAGCCGTTAGCCGCTTAGTAACCGCAGCAGCGATAACTACGTTTGGTATTTGGATAATTAAAGTCGTGGGCAATATATTTATGTCTCACCTTCACTTGGCTACTGATGCACAAGAGCGCAGAACCATGATCCACACCTACCTTGCATTAACGCGAAAAGGCCAAGGACCCAAAGAAGAAGACCGTCAACTTATTCTGCAAACCCTTTTTAGACCTAGCACAACAGACATGGTTAAAAATGACCAAGGGCCCACTCAACTCGTAGACTTAATTAATAGATTGTCTCCCAAGGCATAA